In the genome of Girardinichthys multiradiatus isolate DD_20200921_A chromosome 7, DD_fGirMul_XY1, whole genome shotgun sequence, one region contains:
- the LOC124871529 gene encoding methylmalonic aciduria and homocystinuria type D homolog, mitochondrial-like, which yields MACLSPVLSGRTRLVRYLPGISVLVHSMAASRSMSEAEPRTVRNSGLVTVRPTGSDQNPAGSDLLDHHRHLSDPVDIHCPLQGDGEHNRRNKLRVFQISGDDSQEVPPSELSFSDSRVECAVLSCPELLRKDFLSMFPEAPSSDMMIITVTQKTQNDMTSWSTDVEQEREQMLEKFVHGAKEICLALQLEGYWADFIDPSSGLAFFGSYTNNTLFETDERYSQLGFHIEDLGCCRVIRHSLWGTHVFVGTIFTSTPSRSFILEKLQSI from the coding sequence ATGGCCTGTCTGAGTCCGGTTCTGTCTGGCAGAACCAGGCTGGTTAGGTACCTTCCCGGGATCAGTGTGTTGGTTCACAGCATGGCTGCAAGCAGATCCATGTCTGAAGCAGAACCTCGCACTGTAAGAAACTCTGGTCTGGTCACAGTCAGACCAACTGGATCTGACCAGAACCCTGCCGGTTCGGACCTCTTGGACCATCACCGTCACCTGTCTGATCCAGTGGACATACACTGCCCCCTGCAGGGAGATGGAGAGCACAACAGGAGAAATAAGCTCCGGGTTTTCCAGATCAGTGGAGATGATTCCCAGGAGGTTCCTCCATCTGAACTTTCCTTTTCCGACTCCAGGGTGGAGTGTGCCGTACTCTCCTGCCCTGAATTATTAAGGAAAGATTTCCTTTCTATGTTTCCTGAGGCTCCTTCCTCTGACATGATGATCATCACGGTGACCCAGAAGACCCAGAACGATATGACTTCGTGGAGCACAGATGTGgagcaggagagggagcagaTGCTGGAGAAGTTTGTTCATGGAGCGAAGGAGATCTGCCTGGCTCTGCAGCTAGAAGGGTACTGGGCTGACTTCATCGACCCTTCTTCTGGCTTGGCGTTTTTTGGCTCCTACACCAACAACACGCTGTTTGAAACGGATGAGAGATACTCTCAGCTGGGCTTCCACATCGAGGACCTGGGCTGCTGCAGAGTGATCCGACATTCCCTCTGGGGAACGCATGTCTTTGTTGGGACAATTTTCACCAGCACACCATCTAGATCCTTCATTCTAGAGAAGCTGCAGAGCATCTAA
- the LOC124871739 gene encoding ASNSD1 upstream open reading frame protein-like, whose protein sequence is MSAQNLDNSEDVSECSALKEEMNRKVKEQKIIVDELSNLKKNKKVYLQQRNSNIFFLADRNQTLSSCRKDLDYMKKELQDL, encoded by the exons ATGTCTGCGCAGAATTTAGACAACAGCGAAGATGTGAGCGAATGTTCAGCGTTGAAGGAGGAAATGAACAGAAAG gtAAAGGAGCAGAAGATTATTGTGGACGAGCTCTCtaatctgaagaaaaacaag AAAGTTTACCTCCAGCAGAGGAACAGCAACATCTTCTTCCTGGCAGACAGAAACCAGACTCTGAGTTCCTGTAGAA AGGATCTGGATTACATGAAGAAGGAGCTGCAGGATCTGTGA
- the asnsd1 gene encoding asparagine synthetase domain-containing protein 1 — translation MCGIFCLLSLSAAQSKQDKTIWEHLRRRGPDSSRDVTVTGTDSGYRCSFSAHVLHMRGLLTPQPLQDGAGNVLMWNGEIFGGLPVNPEENDTTAVSQMLESCRTPSEILSGLSAIRGPWAFVYHQRVEDFLWFGRDFFGRRSLLWKCASETLTLTSVAARASGPDLWNWTEVPAAGVFRVDLKEFARTGSVSLEMFPWDHAGNPTTSLESFPSDCRIVPNQAGLILSSPVCPLNVSLPASVSKTELHPESRLSVGDLEKLLAGRERPDQVRHLIQVLSEAVKRRVQSLPFRPQELSSSPNDSASVAVLFSGGIDSMILAALADRHIPSHQPIDLLNVAFKLQEPKKHSSSAKKLGNHKKDSLDSRSDPTGSQTFGPFDVPDRLTGRAGLEELQRLNPDRHWNFVEINVTQEELQKMRQERICDAVHPLDTVLDDSIGCAVWFAARGAGAVEEDGGPTAFTSSAKVILTGIGADEQLAGYSRHRVRFNTSGHEGLLRELSMELSRISSRNLGRDDRVIGDHGKEARFPYLDEDVVSYLNSLPVWDKTDLSLPRGVGEKLLLRLAAKQLGLGQSAVLPKRAMQFGSRVAKMEDRREKASDRCRRLLTGQTI, via the exons ATGTGTGGCATCTTTTGCCTGTTGAGTCTGTCTGCAGCTCAGTCCAAGCAGGACAAAACAATCTGGGAACATCTGCGGAGAAGAGGACCCGACTCGAGCCGGGACGTCACGGTTACAGGGACAGACTCTGGTTATCGGTGCTCATTCTCCGCCCATGTTCTTCACATGAGGGGCCTCCTCACCCCTCAGCCACTTCAGGACGGCGCTGGGAACGTCCTGATGTGGAACGGGGAGATCTTCGGAGGCCTGCCTGTGAATCCTGAGGAGAACGACACCACTGCTGTCTCTCAGATGCTGGAGTCCTGCAGAACACCTTCAGAGATCCTCTCGGGCCTATCGGCCATCCGCGGGCCGTGGGCGTTTGTTTATCACCAGAGGGTTGAAGACTTCCTCTGGTTCGGGAGGGACTTCTTCGGCCGACGGAGCTTGCTGTGGAAGTGCGCCTCGGAAACGTTGACTCTGACATCGGTGGCAGCTCGGGCGTCGGGGCCCGATCTCTGGAACTGGACAGAAGTCCCAGCagctggtgtgttcagggttgaTCTGAAGGAGTTTGCACGAACTGGTTCTGTTTCACTGGAGATGTTTCCGTGGGATCATGCCGGTAATCCCACAACCAGTTTGGAATCTTTTCCCAGTGACTGCAGGATTGTACCAAACCAAGCTGGTCTCATTCTCTCTTCCCCAGTTTGTCCTTTAAATGTGTCACTTCCTGCTTCAGTAAGTAAAACAGAACTGCACCCAGAATCCCGTTTATCTGTTGGGGACCTGGAGAAGCTGCTGGCGGGAAGAGAGCGACCGGATCAGGTGAGGCATCTGATCCAAGTCCTCAGTGAGGCTGTGAAGAGACGAGTTCAGTCTCTGCCTTTCAGACCACAAGAACTCTCTTCTTCTCCCAACGATTCTGCAAGTGTTGCTGTACTTTTTTCAGGAGGGATCGATTCGATGATCCTGGCCGCTTTAGCGGACCGCCACATTCCCAGTCATCAGCCGATAGATCTGCTTAACGTTGCCTTCAAACTCCAGGAgccaaaaaaacacagcagctcTGCAAAGAAACTCGGGAACCACAAAAAGGATTCCCTGGACTCCAGGAGCGACCCGACAGGTTCCCAAACATTCGGCCCCTTCGACGTTCCGGACAGACTCACGGGAAGAGCCGGGCTGGAGGAATTGCAGCGCTTGAATCCAGACAGGCATTGGAATTTTGTTGAGATCAACGTGactcaggaggagctgcagaagatGCGTCAGGAGCGGATCTGTGATGCGGTCCATCCTCTGGACACGGTCCTGGACGACAGCATCGGGTGTGCCGTGTGGTTCGCTGCGAGAGGAGCCGGAGCCGTCGAGGAGGACGGCGGTCCGACAGCCTTCACTTCCTCAGCCAAG GTAATCCTGACTGGGATCGGAGCGGATGAGCAGCTGGCGGGTTACTCCCGTCACAGAGTCCGATTTAACACGTCTGGACATGAAGGACTCCTCCGGGAGTTGTCCATGGAGCTGAGCAGGATATCCTCCAGGAATTTAGGCCGGGATGACAGAGTGATCGGTGACCACGGGAAGGAAGCCAG GTTTCCCTACTTGGACGAGGACGTGGTGAGTTACCTGAACTCCCTTCCCGTCTGGGACAAGACGGACCTGTCTCTTCCCCGCGGCGTCGGTGAGAAGCTCCTCCTGAGGTTGGCGGCGAAGCAGCTGGGCCTCGGCCAATCAGCTGTCCTGCCCAAGAGAGCCATGCAGTTCGGCTCGCGCGTCGCAAAGATGGAGGACCGCCGTGAAAAGGCTTCAGATAGATGCAGGAGACTCCTCACGGGGCAGACCATTTAA